The following proteins are encoded in a genomic region of Alnus glutinosa chromosome 8, dhAlnGlut1.1, whole genome shotgun sequence:
- the LOC133874565 gene encoding ninja-family protein 6-like, protein MGDVNRGKSFQTKLPKQNNGNPTNLLLRFSPEKPKQIQLSNSEPHLDLNLRLSLGGVYSEHFKDNPITRSSSVAGVMTTKVNAGESNSALPGIFLSLTRSCSLPVGSEQGHFRLKDLQVKRMEAQKRLLEKKRRCRATPEEEKSSAEPRSPLSALPDWAVSSAAQSASLCRALLKIKTEGYVSGKRKHEGLGGVAAEKGATSSQSFPNPNPKDIKPVVIRGATANAKSDILSETKLEKPPKKIKVSNSCFQHNGMDVMKQMPSVTTTGDGPNGKRIEGVLYKYMKGQVSIVCVCHGSFLSPAEFVKHAGGKDVENPMKHINVCPIY, encoded by the exons ATGGGTGACGTAAACCGCGGAAAGAGTTTCCAAACCAAGCTTCCCAAGCAAAACAATGGAAACCCAACAAATCTTTTACTGAGGTTCTCACCAGAGAAGCCCAAGCAAATCCAACTATCCAATTCTGAACCACATCTAGACCTCAATCTCAGGCTCTCTCTGGGTGGAGTTTACAGTGAACACTTCAAAGATAATCCTATAACCCGGTCATCCTCGGTCGCTGGAGTAATGACCACGAAGGTAAATGCCGGTGAATCCAACTCGGCCTTGCcgggaatctttctttctttgacgAGATCTTGCTCGCTGCCAGTGGGGAGCGAGCAAGGGCATTTTAGGCTCAAGGACTTGCAGGTGAAGAGAATGGAGGCCCAGAAGAGGCTGTTGGAGAAGAAGAGGAGATGCAGGGCAACCCCTGAGGAAGAGAAGTCTTCGGCTGAGCCACGGTCGCCGCTGTCTGCTTTGCCGGATTGGGCGGTGTCTTCTGCGGCGCAGAGTGCCTCGCTTTGTCGTGCCCTTCTAAAGATCAAAACGGAAGGATATGTATCTGGAAAGCGAAAACATGAAG GACTGGGAGGTGTGGCTGCAGAGAAGGGTGCTACCAGTTCCCAGTCATTTCCTAATCCAAATCCAAAGGACATTAAGCCTGTGGTCATCCGTGGAGCAACAGCAAATGCAAAATCAGACATACTTTCTGAGACTAAGCTAGAGAAACCTCCCAAGAAGATTAAAGTTTCTAACAGCTGCTTTCAACACAATGGGATGGATGTGATGAAACAGATGCCTAGTGTGACTACCACTGGAGACGGCCCCAATGGGAAGAGAATTGAAGGGGTTTTGTACAAGTACATGAAAGGTCAAGTGAGTATAGTATGTGTTTGCCATGGCAGCTTTCTCTCTCCAGCAGAATTTGTCAAGCATGCCGGTGGCAAGGACGTCGAAAACCCGATGAAGCACATAAACGTCTGCCCCATCTATTAG